In the Saccharococcus thermophilus genome, GTTTAGCGCGGCAATGGACGTCGTCAGTGGAATGCCTTTTGGACAAGATTGCACACAGTTTTGCGAGTTGCCGCAGTTTGCCAAACCGCCGTCTCCCATGATCGCTCTCAGCCGCTCTGCTTTATGCATCGCGCCTGTTGGATGGGCATTAAAGAGACGAACTTGTGACAGCGGTGCTGGGCCGATAAAGTTGGATTTGCTGTTGACGTTTGGACATGCTTCTAAACATACGCCGCATGTCATACATTTCGAAAGTTCGTATGCCCATTGCCGTTTCCGTTCCGGCATGCGCGGACCAGGACCTAAGTCGTACGTTCCGTCAATTGGAATCCATGCTTTTACTTTTTTCAATGAGTCAAACATGCGGCTGCGGTCGACTTGCAAGTCACGCACGACTGGGAACGTCCGCATTGGTTCCAAACGGATTGGCTGTTCTAATTTATCAATCAACGCCGTACATGCTTGCCGCGGTTTGCCGTTAATGACCATTGAACAAGCGCCGCATACTTCTTCAAGACAGTTCATTTCCCATACAACTGGGGTTGTTTTTTGCCCTTTCGCGTTAACAGGATTACGGCGAATTTCCATCAGCGCAGAAATGACGTTCATATTCGGACGGTACGGAATTTCAAATTCCTCTTCATATGGCGCAGAATCAGGACGATCCTGGCGTGTTATAATGAGTCGAATCGTTTTTTTCTCGCTCATGGTTTATTTCACTTCCTCTTTCTTTTTCGTGTAGTCGCGTTTACGTGGTTTAATCAGCGATACATCGACATCTTCATAATGGAACGCTGGTCCATCCGGAGTATAACGCGCCATCGTTGTTTTGAGCCATTCTTCGTCATTGCGCTCTGGAAACTCTGGTTTATAGTGCGCGCCACGGCTTTCATTGCGATTGTATGCCCCTAATGTAATAACGCGAGCAAGTTGAAGCATATTGTATAGCTGACGGATAAATGTCGCTCCTTGGTTGCTCCATTTGGATGTATCCGTTACGCTGATATTTTTATAGCGTTCGAGCAATTCTTGAATTTTTTCATCTGTTTTCAACAGCTTGTCATTGTAGCGGACGATTGTCACGTTTGCGGTCATCCATTCGCCAAGCTCTTTATGCAACACATATGCGTTCTCTGTTCCATCCATCGATAAAATGTTGTTCCAGCGTTCTTCTTCTTGTTTGACATAGCGATCGTACAATGATGACGGCATCGCGTCTGCCGATTTCTCGAGTCCGCGAATGTAGCGGACAGCATTTGGACCAGCAATCATACCACCATAAATCGCTGATAATAAGGAGTTTGCTCCGAGTCGGTTCGCCCCGTGGATCGAGTAATCGCACTCACCAGCGGCAAATAATCCTTTAATGTTTGTCATTTGATCATAATCGACCCATAGACCGCCCATCGAATAGTGCACAGCTGGGAATACTTTCATCGGTACTTTGCGAGGGTCTTCGCCCATAAATTTCTCATAAATTTCGATAATTCCGCCAAGTTTTACATCGAGTTCTTTTGGATCTTTATGAGAAAGATCTAGATATACCATGTTTTCGCCATTGATGCCAAGCTTCAAGTCAACGCAAACATGGAAAATTTCCCGTGCTGCAATATCACGAGGAACAAGGTTTCCGTAGGCTGGATATTTTTCTTCAAGGAAGTACCATGGTTTCCCATCTTTATATGTCCAGACTCTTCCACCTTCCCCGCGGGCCGATTCACTCATCAAACGCAATTTATCGTCGCCAGGAATCGCCGTCGGGTGAATTTGGATAAACTCCCCGTTTGCATAATAAGCACCTTGCTGATAGACAATCGATGCCGCCGAACCGATGTTGATAATCGAGTTGGTCGATTTGCCGAAAATGACTCCCGGTCCGCCTGTCGCCATGATGACTGCATCCGCAGGAAACGCTTTAATTTCCATCGATTTCAAATCTTGTGCAACAATCCCGCGGCAAATTTGTTCATCATCTAAAACAACACCTAAAAATTCCCATCCTTCATATTTCGTTACAAGCCCGGCTACTTCATGGCGCCGCACTTGTTCATCGAGCGCATACAATATTTGCTGGCCTGTTGTCGCTCCTGCGTATGCGGTACGGTGATGCTGTGTTCCACCGAAGCGACGGAAATCAAGCAACCCTTCAGGAGTACGGTTGAACATGACCCCCATGCGGTCAAGCATATAAATGATGCTCGGCGCTGCCTCACACATCGCTTTTACCGGAGGCTGGTTCGCTAAAAAGTCGCCGCCATATACGGTGTCGTCAAAATGTTCCCAAGGAGAATCTCCTTCCCCTTTTGTATTGACCGCGCCGTTAATCCCACCTTGCGCGCAGACAGAGTGAGAACGCTTTACAGGAACGAGCGAGAACAATTCTACAGGTACCCCTGCTTCCGCGATTTTGATCGTTGCCATTAGACCAGCTAGACCGCCGCCAACTACTATGATTTTTCCTTTTTTCATTGCTACTCACTCCCTAAAAGATTGCTAGTTGTGGATTAAGCAAATGCTAAAATGGCACGAATGCCAACAATGGAAAGCGCGACAAAAATGATCATCGTTAAATAAGTGAAAACTTGTTGCGAACGAGGAGACACCGTTAAACCCCAGCTTACGCAGAAAGACCATAAACCATTGGCAAAGTGAAACACCGTTGACAAAATTCCGACAATATAAAAGCCAAGCATAACCGGATTGTCCACAATATTGGCCATCATTTCATAGTTTACTTTCGCTCCGAGCGCGGCTTGGACGCGCGTTTCGTACACATGCCATGTAATAAAAATCAATGTGATAATTCCCGTGACCCGTTGTAATACAAACATCCAGTTACGGAAATATCCGTAATTTCCGACATTAAATTTCGCTGTAAAAGCGATATAAAGACCATAAATGGCATGGAACAGCAGCGGAAGGAAAATAACGAATATTTCTAGAAAGTAGCGGAATGGTAAATTCTCCATAAAAGAAGCCGCCCGGTTAAAGGCCTCCGGTCCTTTCGTCGCAAAATGGTTTACGACTAAATGTTGTACTAAAAAGACTCCTACTGGAATGACTCCTAACAGCGAATGAAGCCGACGGTAATAAAATTCGCGATTTCCTGCCATATGTAAACCCCCTTTAACGAATAACAGTGAAAAAATCGTGTGCTCCCCATCCACAATGAGTGAAATGTAACGGCTTCCATTTCCATGAATCATTGTGTCACATTCATTGTACCCCCACATTGTACAAGCGTCAAGAAAACAAATTCATAAAATGTTCAAACATTTTCATATGAAAATCGCAACGAAAAACAACGAGAAAGATAATGCACGTCCCCTTCTATTTCGCTATAATGATGAATGGATAGAAAGAGGGGAATCATGTGAAACTGCCAACGCTAGAAGAACAATATAAGGCATTAGAAGACATTTCTATTTCCGCGTTCGGCGCGGAACTTCTCCGGCAAGTTGTCCTTCCGGAATTGCTGGGAAAAGAAACGGCCAGCATTTTATATTGGGCCGGAAAAAGTTTAGCGCGCCATTACCCGCTCGCGACATTGTCCGATGTGATCACTTTTTTTGAAAAGGCCGGATGGGGAACGCTTTCTGTTGTCGAAGAACACAAAGATGAACTTCACGTCGAACTGTCCGGCACCATTATTGCCGCGCGGCTTGCTCTTCATGAGCATTGCACCTTCCAGTTAGAAGCAGGTTTTCTTGCCCAGCAAATTGAGCAACAAAAGCGCTTTGTCACCGAAGCGTTCGAACAACAAAAAAAGCGGGAAAATAAAGTGCTTATCATCATTAAATGGGACCTTAAACAGGAGATAGAATAATGAAAGAAGCCTGTCCGGAGCAGGCTTCTTTCATTTTATGCGCGCGCTGCCGCTGCTTCTTCGGCAAGCCCAAACGCTTCATGGAGCGCTTCGACTGCTCGAACCATATTTTTCTCATCGATGACAGTAGAAATTTTAATTTCCGACGTGCTAACCATTTTGATTTCAATATTCTGGCCCGCTAGCACTTCAAACATGCGCGCCGCCACTCCCGGATTCGAAATCATGCCGGAACCGACGATCGATACTTTGGCCAATCCGCTTTCATATTGTACGTTTACCCCTTCAAGCGATTGCAACACTTGAAGCGTTTCCGGCAAATCCTCCGTGCGAATCGAAAAAGAAACAGACGTAGTGTCTGCCTTCTCCGCGCTTTGAATGATGATGTCCACATTAATGCCGCGCTTTGCGAGTGCCGTAAAAATAGTCGGCAATGCATGTAAGCTGTTTCCAATTCCATTTACTGTAATTCGAGTAACTTGATCTTCAAAAGCGATTCCCCGTACGATTAAATGCTGTTCCATCGAAACTTCCCCTTTCACGATTGTGCCACTTTCATTTTCCATACTTGAGCGCACCTCAAGCAGCACTTCATAGTTTTTCGCAAATTCCACCGCGCGCGGGTGCAGCACCCCCGCTCCTAAATTAGCTAATTCTAGCATTTCATCATAGGAAATTTCTTTTATTTTCCGTGCTGTCTTTACGTAGCGCGGGTCGGTCGTAAACACGCCAGTTACATCCGTGTAAATATCACACTTATCCGCTTTTAACGCCGCCGCCAGCGCCACCGCCGTCGTATCGGAACCGCCGCGACCGAGCGTCGTGATTTCCCCTGTTTCCGTCACCCCTTGAAATCCGGCGACAATGACAATGGCCCCTTCACCAAGATGCTTGCAGATTCTTGCCGTATCGATACCCGTAATGCGGGCGTTTCCGTGCATTTCTTCCGTTGTAATCCCGGCCTGCCATCCCGTTAATGAAATAGCTTTATATCCCTTTTCATGCAATGCCATGGCAAGAAGGGCAATGCTCACTTGTTCCCCAGTTGCAAGCAGCATATCCATTTCCCGCTTGCTCGGCTGTGCGGAAATTTGTTTGGCCAGATCGACAAGTTTATCGGTTGTCTTCCCCATAGCCGAAACAACAACGACAACTTTATTTCCTTTTTCAACCTCCTCTATTACGCGATTAGCGACATGTTGAATTCTTTCGGTGGAACCGACGGACGTTCCACCAAATTTTTGTACGATGATTCCCATTACGTTTCACCCTTTTGCCTATTGTTTATAAATAAAAAACAGCAATGAGAGAAATCTCATTGCTGTGCATCACGAACACGAAAAAAGCGAATTCGCCTCGCACAGTGAGATAGCTCTCCAAGATGAATCACATCTTGACAGTCCTACATTTCTTAAACGCAGGACCAGCGGAAAAAGCAATGAGACTTTTTCCACTTCGGCGACGCTCCCCTTTCCACATCCGTCATCGGAACTCATTTTCCTCCGGATGTGTACTCTTGAAGTTCGCACCTCTATCTTCACTTCGGCGTTTGAAAGTGTATAAATATGAAATTTATTGCAATCATATCAAACTTTCATGTTGTTGACAATATTATTCTCGCAATTTCTCATAAATTTTTTCGGCAACGGAGCGCGGAATGTTTGCTTGTTGCAATTCTTCCACCGTTGCTTCTTTCATGTTTTTAATGGATCCGAAATGCTTCAATAATGCTTTTTTCCGCTTTTCCCCAACTCCAGGAATATCATCTAACACAGAGTGAAACATCGTTTTTCCGCGCGTTTGCCGATGAAATGTAACCGCAAACCGATGCACCTCATCTTGAATGCGCTGCAATAAATAAAACTCTTGGCTGTTTCGTTCTAATGGAACGATTTGCGGAGGATTCCCCATGATTAGCTCGGATGTGCGATGCTTGTCGTCTTTTGCAAGCCCAGCGAGCGGAATATCAAGTCCTAATTCGTTTTCAAGCACATCCCTTACCGCAGCTAAATGCCCTTTTCCTCCGTCAATAATAATCAAATCAGGAAGCGGAAGACCTTCTTTTAGCACGCGAGTATAGCGCCTTCTTACCACTTCGCGCATCGATTCATAGTCATCCGGTCCTTCTACCGTTTTGATTTTATATTTGCGGTACTCTTTTTTCTCCGGTTTTCCATCGATAAAGACAACCATCGCCGAAACAGGATCGGTGCCATGAATGTTGGAATTGTCAAACGCCTCAATACGGTGTGGCACAGGTATTCCCAATATTTTCCCTAAGTTTTCTACCGCTTTAATCGTTCGCTCTTCGTCCCGCTCGATTAAATAAAATTTTTCTTTCAACGCAATTGCCGCGTTTTTATTGGCCAAATCAACAAGTTCTTTTTTCTTTCCCCTTTTCGGCTGAACAACCGTTACTTCCAGCAGCTGCTCGGCAAGCTCGCCGTCAATGTCAGCAGGCAAAATGACTTCTTTCGGCTTAAAGTGGTTCGCTTTTGTATAAAACTGTCCCAAAAACGTCAGCAATTCCTCATCTGGGTCTTGATACATCGGAAACATCGATGCATCGCGCTCAATCAGCTTGCCTTGACGAATGAAAAATACTTGTACGCACATCCATCCTTTGTCATAGGCATAACCGAACACATCGCGATCAACGAAATCGTTCATGGTCATCTTCTGCTTTTCCATCGTTGCTTCAATATGGGCAATTAGATCGCGGTATTCTTTCGCCCGCTCAAATTCGAGCGCTTCGGCTGCTTTCATCATCTTTTTCGTGAGCTCTTCTTTTACTTCTTTATACCCACCGTTTAAAAAGCGAACGATTTGTTCGACAATTTCTTTATTTTGCTGTTCGGACACCGGATGCACGCACGGCGCTAGACATTGTCCCATATGGTAATATAAACAAACTCGGTTCGGCATGGTTGAACATTTGCGCAGCGGATAAATGCGGTCTAACAGTTTCTTCGTTTCATTTGCCGCCTGTACATGCGGATACGGTCCAAAATATTTTCCACCATCTTTTTTCACTTTTCGTGTAATGATTAGGCGAGGATGCTGCTCCGCGGTAATCTTGATAAACGGATAACTATTGTCGCCCTTGAGCATCACATTATATTTCGGATCGTACTTTTTAATTAAGTTCATTTCCAAAATGAGCGCTTCGATGTTCGAAGAAGTGACAATATATTCGAAATCGGCAATTTCGTTGACAAGCCGCAGCGTTTTTCCGTCATGCGTGCCGGTAAAATAGGAACGCACACGGTTTTTCAGCACTTTTGCTTTGCCAACGTATATTACTGTGCCGTTTTTATCCTTCATCAAATAACATCCCGGCTGCTCCGGAAGCACGGCTAATTTTTCTTTTAAGTGATCATGCATCATAATCACTCCATCAAGTTAATTCATCCATTCATACAGCGTAATGTTTCCGTACACTGGATCTGCCAGCGTGCTGGAACGATATGTTTTCACCCTCCGCAAATGGCCGGCAAGGGGAACTCCTCGCGCCCGAAATCCTTTCACAACATGGCCAGTCATATAAATTTTAGCATGTTGATAGTTCTCTTTGTCTTGTAAAAAAAATGAAAAGTGCAAAACGTCCTTATGGGGAAAATCCACATCTAAGTATTGTAGCACACGCGTTTCTTCCCATGTGTACAGAACGAATTTCTCTTTGCTGTTTTGTAAATCATACGCTAACTGATAGGTTGCCGGCAACTGTAATGCTTGCTCGCGCATATGCCATGTCCCCGTTACGAATTGCACGGCTAACACCACCATCGCTAGGCTCCATCGGTACATAGACATATGATTGCGGACAAAGCAAATCCAGCCATACAACAAAACAAGATGAACAAGCGGGAGAATGTGCCGCGGTTTCTCAATATTTTGCGCAAATAACACCCAAAGAAAATAAACAAATCCAGAAACAAGAAGCCAGCTCGGAAACGGGGATTTCCTTGACCGCCATATCGCCGTCCATGCAACCATATACAAAAAAAGCAGGATCACGTTTTGACTTGCTATCCCTGTCCATAAAATATTATAAAAGAAAAAATAAATCACTCGCTCCCATAACGGCTGCCCGTCGCTTGCTGCCGTTCCTCCCCACTTCTCGAAATGGCCGCTCGTAAATGAGAGAGCCAGTTTGAAAAAAGATTGGAAACTTCCTTCCGTCGCCGCGACCGCGGCAATCCAAATAAATTGGAAAAAAGCAGTCGCGTCAAAAAGCAGCAGATTCGAAGGACACTGCGATGTTTTTTCCAATCTTCGTGCCATAAAAACAAAATCGCTACAGCAAACGGGGCGTATGACAGGCGGATACCCATTAACAGACTAAACAAGGCAAGCGGGAGAAGCTGCATCCACCATGCATCATGCTTTCTTGCCAGTTCGATGGACCAAAAGTACCACCACAGCGCCCCTAACGCCGCGCCGTCCGACATCGGCTGGCCCGCAATCACCATGATATAGCTTGCCGATTGAAGGAGCGCGCTAATGAATAAGGACATAACCGTTGAATGATGCTTTTTTAACAGGAAAACCATCGGAATGGTTGCCGAAAACAAAGCAATGACATTAAAGATGGATAGTGCTTTTGCCGGATTGTCAACAAACGCATGAATAAGCATGCCGCCCAGCACGAAATATGGATAGCCCGGAAAATGCGGCTGCATGGCCAATAAATCATAGCGGTCTAACGCCAAAGCAAAATCGACCTGATCCCATGTCGCCGCATAAGGACTCGCATAGTATATTTCCAGCAAGAACAAACTTGCTAACTCACATTTCGCACCCTCTCGACGAAAATCGGGAGGATTTTTTCGTTCCGATGTCGAATGAATCCTTGACACACAAGGAACGTAAAGGAGTTTTTCACTTATGAACGTTCAAGTCAAAAAGGTCTATCGCAATTCTTATTTGAATATAATAAGTGCCCTATTCAAGAAACTGGGTCTGCCTCAATTGATTGACCATCTCGTGCCCGTCGATCCGCAGTGCCAAACGCGAGTCAGCGATGCCGTTCAGGCCATCCTCTACAATGTGTTTGACGGCCGGCAAGCCCTTGTTCACTTGGAACATTGGGCTCAGGAGGTCGATTGTGAGAAACTCATCCGTCCCGATCTCCATCCTTCCTGGTTGAACGACGATGCGTTGGCCCGTCATCTCGATCGCCTGTATGAGGCTGGCATTCACAACGTCATCAGCACTTGCTTGATTCATATTTATCGAAAAGAAGGCCTTTCCCTCCGAGCCTTCCACGCCGATACGACGGACAAGACCGTTTACGGCGCGTATGAATCGGCCTCGTTAGAGGCCTTACAAATCACACATGGCTACAACCGCCATCATCGTTGGCAAAAACAGATCGGTTTCGGACTGGTCGGCAACGAGGACGGCATCCCGTTTTACGGCGATGTGCACGATGGCAACCTGCCCGATAAAACATGGAATCCCGAGGTGCTGTCTCGTGTCCATGAACAGCTGAAGCAGGCCAAAATCGAAGACGAATGGATTTACGTGGCCGATTCCGCCGCGATGACGAAAGAGACCCTGGCGCAAACCAAAGCGGCCAACGCCTTTTTGATCACCAGAGGCCCTTCGTCGCTCCGGATCGTGAAAACCGCGCTGGCCGAAGCGGATGCTGAGGACACGACGTGGAGCGATCCCTTTACGTTGGCGGAGAGAAACGGCGCCACGTACCGGGTATGGGAAACGGCCTCGACGTATGAAGGCCACCCCGTTCGGCTGATCGTTGTTGAATCGAGCGCGCTCGACCAGCGAAAAGGAAAGACGCTTGAAAAAGAACGAACCAAAGAAGCGGAGCTTCTTCGCGAGGAACAAGCCCGTTGGGAGCGTCACCCCTTCTCCTGCCGGGAAGATGCCGAACAAGCCTTGGCGTCCCTCAAGGCGTCCCTTCGCCCCCGGTTTCATCGGGTTGAGGCCGCGGTCGAAGAGATCGTACGCCTGAAAAAACGGCGCGGACGGCCGAAAAAAGGGGCGGAACCCGAGGTGGAGACGCTGTATTTCTTGCACCTTGACGTCGAATTCGACCAAGACGCGTGGGAACAGGCGAGACGGAAAGCGTCCCGGTTTGTCCTTGTCACGACCGTTCCGAAGGAATGGAAGGGCCAACCCATGGATGCCCAAGAGATCTTGAAGCTGTATAAAGGGCAGATCTCGGTGGAAATGAACTTCGCTTTTTTGAAAGATCCGTTTTTCACGGATGAGATTTACGTCAAAAAACCAGAACGGGTCGCAGTATTAGGCTATTTGTTTCTGTTGGCCTTGGCTATTTACCGCGTTTTTCAGCGCCGAGTGCGTCAGTTTATTACTCCAGAACACCCGTTGAAGGGTCCTGGAGGCCGCAAGCTGACCCGGCCGACGGGACAGGCGATTTTTCAGCTGTTTCAATATGTGAACGTCGTCCTGTTCAAGCTGCCGGATGGGCGCATCCAACGCTCACTGGATCGCTCCCTTACCCCTGATCAGCGAAGGATTCTGCAGGGATTGGGCATGGATGAGAGCATCTACGTGTAACGTGATACGGAACGACCAGCGATGGTAAAAAAAGGATTGCCATCGCTCGTTGTGTTGGTCAAAAAGTTATTCTGAAAAACTAAATAAAAAATCCTTTGTTTTGACCTTGTTAGGGTGCGAAATGTGAGTGCTAACATAACGAAACTAAAATATGACAAAAATCGATTATTTCCTAGAAAATGTTTCATCGTCTTTCTCACCTTAACAAATAAGAAAAAGCACAAGACAAACCTGTCTTGCACTTTTTTACTCTTCTTCATATAGTTTTGTTACTTTATCAAAGTCAACTTTTTGCCCTTGCTTTGCTTTTTCTAGCTCCGCAAGCGCCTGTTTAAATACATCGGCGTAATTCGCTTCTTCTTTCTCTATTTCCGCCGCTTTTTCCCCCCGTTTCTCTTCTTTTGGTTTAGCGTCAGTTTGCTCGCTTTCCTCTGTTTTCATCGTTGCTGTTCCTTCGTTGTTCGAGCAAGCCCCCATCATCACCGCGACCGCGGCAAACATAGAAAGCAGCTTCCATTTGACTGACATTATGTATCCCACTGACACCTTTTTGATAATGATTTTCATCAGCATGAGTTGATTATATAATAGATAATGATTATCAAAGTTAATAATGTTTTTCATCAAATAAAAGAGCCTGCCATTGTTTTGGCAAGCTCTGTTATGCATTATACTTTGATAAATGAAGGGAAAAACTCATTCCCGACAACTTCTCCTTGGAGAGATGGTGCGGCTTGTTTTCCGTGATTTAACGCGGAAATAGCAGTTCAGCTACCCGGCGCACTTCTTCTAAATACGGGTACCGGATAAACAAAGTGTCGGAAATAAAAAAGAGATTCAGACAATATATTGCCCGAATCCCCTTGAAGAGAAAGGAATTATACGTGTTTTCCCAATAGTTGAACAAGCGCATCTTTCGGCTGATAGCCAATCGTTTTATCAACAAGCTCTCCATTTTTAAAAACGAGCAATGTTGGGATGCTCATCACACCGAATTTGGAAGCTGTTTCTGGGTTTTCGTCGACGTTTACTTTGACGATTTTTACTTTGTCGCCCATTTCTTGATCTAATTCTTCAAGAACCGGCGCGATCATGCGGCAAGGTCCGCACCAAGGTGCCCAGAAATCGACTAATGTTACGCCATCTTTCGTTTCTGTCGCAAACGTTTGATCTGTCGCGCTTACAATCGCCATTTTGAATTCCTCCTATTTCGCTATTGATGTTTTAAGCAAAGTATATCACGTAATGGAGTTTAGTGCGAATGTTTTGCTTCGTTTCTAATATTCGCTTTTTGGCAGGAATTATGCCGTCTGGCAGACAGCAGAAAACGAGCAAAGCAAATTTGCTTCACCCGCTTCCGAAAAGGTTTACGAATGCACTTTTAATTTTTTGAATTCTTCTGTTAACAACGGAACAACTTCGAATAAATCTCCGACAATACCGTAATCAGCCACTTTGAAAATGTTTGCTTCCGGGTCTTTGTTAATCGCTACGATGACTTTCGAGTTTGACATACCAGCTAAATGTTGAATCGCTCCTGAAATGCCGCATGCGATATAAAGGTCTGGCGTGACGACTTTTCCTGTTTGCCCGATTTGCAACGAATAATCGCAATACCCTGCGTCGCACGCACCGCGCGATGCGCCAACGGCACCGCCTAGCACTTCAGCAAGCTCTTGCAGCGGTTTAAATCCTTCGGCGCTTTTCACGCCGCGGCCGCCGGCAACGATGACTTTTGCCTCAGACAAATCGACGCCTTCCGCGGTTTTGCGGACGACTTCTTTCACGATTGCGCGCAAATCTTTAATGTCGACGGAAACCGTTTTTACTTCTCCAGAACGGGATTCATCACGCTCTAGCGGCTGGATGTTGTTTGGACGTACCGTCACAAAGATAATGCCGTCTGTAACGATTTTCTTTTCAAACGCTT is a window encoding:
- the sdhB gene encoding succinate dehydrogenase iron-sulfur subunit produces the protein MSEKKTIRLIITRQDRPDSAPYEEEFEIPYRPNMNVISALMEIRRNPVNAKGQKTTPVVWEMNCLEEVCGACSMVINGKPRQACTALIDKLEQPIRLEPMRTFPVVRDLQVDRSRMFDSLKKVKAWIPIDGTYDLGPGPRMPERKRQWAYELSKCMTCGVCLEACPNVNSKSNFIGPAPLSQVRLFNAHPTGAMHKAERLRAIMGDGGLANCGNSQNCVQSCPKGIPLTTSIAALNRETTIQMFRDFFGSDEV
- the sdhA gene encoding succinate dehydrogenase flavoprotein subunit yields the protein MKKGKIIVVGGGLAGLMATIKIAEAGVPVELFSLVPVKRSHSVCAQGGINGAVNTKGEGDSPWEHFDDTVYGGDFLANQPPVKAMCEAAPSIIYMLDRMGVMFNRTPEGLLDFRRFGGTQHHRTAYAGATTGQQILYALDEQVRRHEVAGLVTKYEGWEFLGVVLDDEQICRGIVAQDLKSMEIKAFPADAVIMATGGPGVIFGKSTNSIINIGSAASIVYQQGAYYANGEFIQIHPTAIPGDDKLRLMSESARGEGGRVWTYKDGKPWYFLEEKYPAYGNLVPRDIAAREIFHVCVDLKLGINGENMVYLDLSHKDPKELDVKLGGIIEIYEKFMGEDPRKVPMKVFPAVHYSMGGLWVDYDQMTNIKGLFAAGECDYSIHGANRLGANSLLSAIYGGMIAGPNAVRYIRGLEKSADAMPSSLYDRYVKQEEERWNNILSMDGTENAYVLHKELGEWMTANVTIVRYNDKLLKTDEKIQELLERYKNISVTDTSKWSNQGATFIRQLYNMLQLARVITLGAYNRNESRGAHYKPEFPERNDEEWLKTTMARYTPDGPAFHYEDVDVSLIKPRKRDYTKKKEEVK
- a CDS encoding succinate dehydrogenase cytochrome b558 subunit codes for the protein MAGNREFYYRRLHSLLGVIPVGVFLVQHLVVNHFATKGPEAFNRAASFMENLPFRYFLEIFVIFLPLLFHAIYGLYIAFTAKFNVGNYGYFRNWMFVLQRVTGIITLIFITWHVYETRVQAALGAKVNYEMMANIVDNPVMLGFYIVGILSTVFHFANGLWSFCVSWGLTVSPRSQQVFTYLTMIIFVALSIVGIRAILAFA
- a CDS encoding DUF2507 domain-containing protein yields the protein MKLPTLEEQYKALEDISISAFGAELLRQVVLPELLGKETASILYWAGKSLARHYPLATLSDVITFFEKAGWGTLSVVEEHKDELHVELSGTIIAARLALHEHCTFQLEAGFLAQQIEQQKRFVTEAFEQQKKRENKVLIIIKWDLKQEIE
- a CDS encoding aspartate kinase; its protein translation is MGIIVQKFGGTSVGSTERIQHVANRVIEEVEKGNKVVVVVSAMGKTTDKLVDLAKQISAQPSKREMDMLLATGEQVSIALLAMALHEKGYKAISLTGWQAGITTEEMHGNARITGIDTARICKHLGEGAIVIVAGFQGVTETGEITTLGRGGSDTTAVALAAALKADKCDIYTDVTGVFTTDPRYVKTARKIKEISYDEMLELANLGAGVLHPRAVEFAKNYEVLLEVRSSMENESGTIVKGEVSMEQHLIVRGIAFEDQVTRITVNGIGNSLHALPTIFTALAKRGINVDIIIQSAEKADTTSVSFSIRTEDLPETLQVLQSLEGVNVQYESGLAKVSIVGSGMISNPGVAARMFEVLAGQNIEIKMVSTSEIKISTVIDEKNMVRAVEALHEAFGLAEEAAAARA
- the uvrC gene encoding excinuclease ABC subunit UvrC; its protein translation is MHDHLKEKLAVLPEQPGCYLMKDKNGTVIYVGKAKVLKNRVRSYFTGTHDGKTLRLVNEIADFEYIVTSSNIEALILEMNLIKKYDPKYNVMLKGDNSYPFIKITAEQHPRLIITRKVKKDGGKYFGPYPHVQAANETKKLLDRIYPLRKCSTMPNRVCLYYHMGQCLAPCVHPVSEQQNKEIVEQIVRFLNGGYKEVKEELTKKMMKAAEALEFERAKEYRDLIAHIEATMEKQKMTMNDFVDRDVFGYAYDKGWMCVQVFFIRQGKLIERDASMFPMYQDPDEELLTFLGQFYTKANHFKPKEVILPADIDGELAEQLLEVTVVQPKRGKKKELVDLANKNAAIALKEKFYLIERDEERTIKAVENLGKILGIPVPHRIEAFDNSNIHGTDPVSAMVVFIDGKPEKKEYRKYKIKTVEGPDDYESMREVVRRRYTRVLKEGLPLPDLIIIDGGKGHLAAVRDVLENELGLDIPLAGLAKDDKHRTSELIMGNPPQIVPLERNSQEFYLLQRIQDEVHRFAVTFHRQTRGKTMFHSVLDDIPGVGEKRKKALLKHFGSIKNMKEATVEELQQANIPRSVAEKIYEKLRE
- a CDS encoding IS1634 family transposase, translated to MNVQVKKVYRNSYLNIISALFKKLGLPQLIDHLVPVDPQCQTRVSDAVQAILYNVFDGRQALVHLEHWAQEVDCEKLIRPDLHPSWLNDDALARHLDRLYEAGIHNVISTCLIHIYRKEGLSLRAFHADTTDKTVYGAYESASLEALQITHGYNRHHRWQKQIGFGLVGNEDGIPFYGDVHDGNLPDKTWNPEVLSRVHEQLKQAKIEDEWIYVADSAAMTKETLAQTKAANAFLITRGPSSLRIVKTALAEADAEDTTWSDPFTLAERNGATYRVWETASTYEGHPVRLIVVESSALDQRKGKTLEKERTKEAELLREEQARWERHPFSCREDAEQALASLKASLRPRFHRVEAAVEEIVRLKKRRGRPKKGAEPEVETLYFLHLDVEFDQDAWEQARRKASRFVLVTTVPKEWKGQPMDAQEILKLYKGQISVEMNFAFLKDPFFTDEIYVKKPERVAVLGYLFLLALAIYRVFQRRVRQFITPEHPLKGPGGRKLTRPTGQAIFQLFQYVNVVLFKLPDGRIQRSLDRSLTPDQRRILQGLGMDESIYV
- the trxA gene encoding thioredoxin, whose amino-acid sequence is MAIVSATDQTFATETKDGVTLVDFWAPWCGPCRMIAPVLEELDQEMGDKVKIVKVNVDENPETASKFGVMSIPTLLVFKNGELVDKTIGYQPKDALVQLLGKHV